A single genomic interval of Gopherus evgoodei ecotype Sinaloan lineage chromosome 11, rGopEvg1_v1.p, whole genome shotgun sequence harbors:
- the EVX2 gene encoding homeobox even-skipped homolog protein 2, producing MMERIRKEMILMERGLHSPTAGKRLSNLSDSAGNAVLEALENSQHTGRLSPRLTSASLHSTIGDIPAKGKFEIDTLFNLQHQNSESNVSSEIAPSESRKKISHYSEVAQEADMNSDVEVGCSALRSPTSLSSSQLKENNNKGYSESSSAPTTTTSSSGSSLTSLHSSNALGSSGSGADQVRRYRTAFTREQIARLEKEFYRENYVSRPRRCELAAALNLPETTIKVWFQNRRMKDKRQRLAMSWPHPADPSFYTYMMTHAAATGSLPYPFHSHVPLHYYPHVGVTAAAAAAAASGAAASPFATSIRPLDTFRALSHPYSRPELLCGFRHPGLYQAPAAAAGLNSSAAVAAAAAAAAASSAPSAGSTACSCLSCHSSQTAAAAAALGSRGSGSDFPCTAASQRAESGFLPYSAAVLSKTAGASPDQREEAPLTR from the exons ATGATGGAAAGAATAAGAAAGGAGATGATTCTGATGGAAAGAGGGCTGCACAGCCCTACAGCTGGCAAAAGGCTCTCGAATTTGTCAGACTCAGCTGGAAATGCAGTGCTGGAGGCCCTTGAAAATTCTCAACACACTGGTCGCCTCAGCCCTAGACTAACTTCCGCCTCTCTGCATAGCACTATAGGGGACATCCCTGCCAAAGGCAAATTTGAAATAGACACTTTATTCAATCTTCAACACCAGAACAGTGAAAGCAACGTCTCCTCAGAAATTGCGCCGTCGGAAAGCAGGAAGAAAATTAGCCATTATTCAGAAGTTGCTCAAGAGGCAGATATGAACAGTGATGTGGAGGTGGGCTGCTCAGCACTCCGTTCCCCAACTAGCCTGAGTTCCTCCCAGCTGAAGGAAAACAATAACAAAG GCTATTCAGAAAGCAGCTCAGCTCCTACTACCACCACCTCGTCCTCAGGTTCGAGTTTAACCAGCCTGCACAGCAGCAACGCActgggcagctcaggctccggGGCTGACCAGGTGAGAAGGTACCGCACCGCCTTCACCAGGGAGCAGATAGccaggctagagaaggaattCTACAGGGAGAACTATGTGTCTCGGCCCAGGAGGTGCGAACTGGCCGCAGCGCTCAACCTCCCTGAGACCACAATCAAG GTGTGGTTCCAGAACCGACGGATGAAGGACAAGCGGCAGCGCCTGGCCATGTCCTGGCCCCACCCGGCTGACCCCAGCTTCTACACCTACATGATGACTCACGCGGCGGCCACGGGGAGCCTGCCCTACCCCTTCCACTCGCACGTGCCGCTGCACTACTATCCCCACGTGGGGGTGACGGCGGCCGCGGCGGCTGCAGCCGCCTCCGGAGCGGCCGCCTCGCCCTTCGCCACCTCCATCCGGCCGCTGGACACCTTCCGCGCCCTCTCGCACCCCTACTCCAGGCCGGAGCTGCTCTGCGGCTTCCGCCACCCGGGCCTCTACCAGGCCCCTGCCGCCGCGGCCGGGCTCAACAGCAGCGCGGCGGTGGCGGCGGCGGCCGCAGCGGCCGCGGCTTCCTCGGCGCCCTCGGCCGGCTCCACGGCCTGCTCCTGCCTCAGCTGTCACAGCAGCCAGACGGCGGCGGCGGCCGCGGCGTTGGGCTCGCGCGGCTCCGGCTCGGATTTCCCCTGCACCGCGGCCTCGCAGCGGGCGGAGAGCGGCTTCCTGCCCTACTCGGCGGCCGTGCTGAGCAAAACCGCGGGCGCCTCCCCGGACCAGCGGGAGGAGGCGCCGCTCACCAGATAA